GACGGCATCTTGGCGAAAGCATGAAATATAATGATGAACGCTACGGCTTGTTGCTTATGCGAAAACACTACGGCGGATATTTCAGAGGTCTGCCCGATTTCAAACAATTCAGGCTCCCGCTGGTGACGGCTTCCTCCTATACAGATATCCTTGCCATCCTTGAAAGTGTTGCTAAATTCTATGAAAACGCAGGGATGTAGCATTTTTGGGGTTTATACAAAACACCATATTTTTGCATATTCAGCTGCCAAGACATGATAAATATCATGAGTGCTGTCATTACTGATATTTAATGCATTATATATACATTCCTTAAGGAAAAAATAATGCAATAGCTATTTTTTTTATATTTGTAGAAAATCAGGACGAACAACGTTTTTTATGAAAAAATACATTCTTTTCATCGGAATTGCTGTAATTGGCTCAGTATTATTCTCGATTAGCTGTAAGCACGACCCATTGCCTTATATAAAAAAAGTTTGCTTTTCGGATGATGTGCTCCCCCTCATTACAAACAACTGTGCGATGTCCGGCTGTCATAGCGGAACGGGAGAAAGAGGCGCTCTTAACAGTTACAGCTCAATTGTGAGTCAGGTGAACCCCGGTAATTCGGGAAGCAGCAGGTTGTACAACGCAATTACCGGCAACGGTGAAAATGCCATGCCGCCCAATAAACCCTTGACCCAAGATCAGAAAAACATAATAAAATGGTGGATAGATCAGGGAGCCGAGAACACAACCGACTGTAATGCCGGAAACTGTGATACCGCCAACGTAACCTATAGTGGAATTGTTCAACCATTGATTTCATCGAACTGTGGTGGCTGCCACGGTCCGGGAGCATCCATGGGAATTACCCTCACGGTCTACAACGATCTGAAACAATATCTTGATGCCAACAAGCAAAAATTTGTTGACGCCATCAATTACACGAGTGCGAAAGTTATGCCGCCAAGCGGAAAAATGTCGGCATGTAAAATAAGCCAAATGCAGAAATGGATTAATGCCGGGTATGCCGGAAATTAGTTTTTTCTTGTAAAAGTTATAGGCATTTTATCACCAACAAATCCTTATTATGAAAAACTTTCTTATGCTGCTCGTACCTGCACTGCTGCTGTTTGTTGCTACGGGTTGTTACTACGATAATGAGGAAGAACTGTATGCCAATTACAAAAATCCGCCGGTTGATACTACTACCCCGGGCGGAAATGATACTATTACTCCGCCTCCACCTGAAGACACTACAATTTGTTTTCAGGATCAAATCATGCCAATATTTTCGTCTAACTGCACCATGGCAGGATGCCACGATGGTACAAACGGGGAGGCTCAGCGACTCACAAGTTACGCATATATTATGAATGGCATTACAGCTTACAGCCCTTCACAAAGCAGTATTTACCGTGCAAT
This window of the Bacteroidota bacterium genome carries:
- a CDS encoding c-type cytochrome translates to MKKYILFIGIAVIGSVLFSISCKHDPLPYIKKVCFSDDVLPLITNNCAMSGCHSGTGERGALNSYSSIVSQVNPGNSGSSRLYNAITGNGENAMPPNKPLTQDQKNIIKWWIDQGAENTTDCNAGNCDTANVTYSGIVQPLISSNCGGCHGPGASMGITLTVYNDLKQYLDANKQKFVDAINYTSAKVMPPSGKMSACKISQMQKWINAGYAGN